The Leguminivora glycinivorella isolate SPB_JAAS2020 chromosome 1, LegGlyc_1.1, whole genome shotgun sequence genome includes a region encoding these proteins:
- the LOC125229490 gene encoding protein peste-like yields MRGRTPRWRCVFAIVCALLAAAGIAISLSWGRVFDSVLARQVALVPGSRSYHEWVAPTVPLFMDVYLFNWTNSANFPEEKPNLVQLGPYRFKEHRQHVNLTWHVNNGSVAYRTLRSWHFHPSSNGSLDDNVTMLNIIAASAIYRARNWGFLEQKMLSMSLAMFGQHMVVSKPALELLFDGYEDAILDVAKTLPASATGGAPPVDRFGLFYERNNSITTDGYMEVSTGVDSGTLPGQVLRWNYEDSLPYYNGECAKLKGSAGEFLPRDLTEQSTVTVFVPDLCRSIQLTHQRSGEFGGLPYHRYSVAPDSFDNSTSSHHNTCFCNGDCSWGGVMNVSACRYGSPSFISLPHFLHADPGLVAAVSGLQPDEDKHSFYFSVEPKLGVPLEVAARFQLNVLIEPNPNIALYEKVPKMLFPIFWVEQRVQTEANIIEELTYARAILDWGATVCACAALLLLVLVALATCCVPRHKYARPADAIISEKPKDEAEVKLNNL; encoded by the exons ATGCGCGGGCGCACGCCGCGCTGGCGCTGCGTATTCGCCATCGTGTGCGCACTGCTCGCCGCCGCCGGTATCGCCATCTCACTCTCCTGGGGCCGGGTCTTCGACTCCGTGCTGGCGCGA CAAGTGGCCCTGGTGCCTGGGTCCCGGTCGTACCACGAGTGGGTGGCGCCAACGGTGCCGCTCTTTATGGACGTCTACCTCTTCAACTGGACCAATTCGGCGAATTTCCCGGAGGAAAAACCTAACTTGGTGCAGTTGG GTCCATACCGCTTCAAAGAGCACCGGCAGCACGTGAACCTAACGTGGCACGTGAACAACGGCTCCGTGGCCTACCGCACGCTGCGCAGCTGGCACTTCCACCCCTCCAGCAACGGCAGCCTCGACGACAACGTCACCATGCTCAATATTATAGCTGCA TCAGCGATCTATCGCGCCCGGAACTGGGGCTTCTTGGAGCAGAAGATGCTCTCCATGTCTCTGGCCATGTTCGGGCAGCACATGGTAGTCTCGAAGCCGGCGCTGGAGCTCCTGTTCGACGGCTATGAagacgccatcttggatgtgGCCAAGACCCTGCCGGCCAGCGCCACCGGCGGCGCCCCGCCTGTTGACAGATTTGGACTATTCTACGAA AGGAATAACTCAATCACGACCGATGGCTATATGGAAGTGTCTACAGGGGTGGACAGCGGCACGCTGCCCGGTCAGGTGCTGCGGTGGAACTACGAGGACAGCCTGCCGTATTACAATGGGGAGTGCGCCAAG CTGAAGGGTAGCGCAGGGGAGTTTCTACCGCGAGACCTGACGGAGCAGTCGACGGTGACGGTATTCGTGCCGGACCTGTGCCGCTCCATCCAGCTCACGCATCAGCGCAGTGGAGAGTTCGGAGGCCTGCCATATCACCGCTACTCCGTCGCGCCGGATAGCTTCGATAACT CAACGTCCTCCCACCACAACACGTGCTTCTGCAACGGTGATTGCTCGTGGGGCGGAGTCATGAATGTGTCGGCGTGCCGCTACGGGTCGCCGTCGTTCATCTCACTCCCACACTTCCTGCACGCCGACCCGGGGCTAGTAGCCGCCGTCTCCGGCTTGCAACCGGACGAGGACAAACACTCCTTCTACTTCTCAGTAGAACCG AAACTTGGTGTGCCACTAGAGGTTGCCGCTAGGTTCCAGCTGAATGTTCTAATTGAACCGAATCCTAACATCgc acTATATGAGAAAGTGCCAAAAATGCTCTTCCCGATATTCTGGGTAGAACAAAGAGTGCAAACGGAAGCGAACATCATCGAGGAGCTGACATACGCgcgcgccatcttggattggggCGCGACCGTGTGCGCGTGCGCAGCGCTGCTGCTGCTGGTGCTTGTGGCGCTGGCCACGTGCTGCGTGCCGCGACACAAGTACGCGCGCCCCGCCGACGCCATCATCAGCGAGAAACCGAAGGATGAAGCTGAGGTGAAGCTGAACAATCTGTGA